The following proteins come from a genomic window of Dysidea avara chromosome 12, odDysAvar1.4, whole genome shotgun sequence:
- the LOC136241418 gene encoding kelch-like protein 3, with translation MSGGTPQRTSSLKTSPGISTLTQALVKDLYTLFKDESSCDLVFLVGVREERVPAHKLIVLARCENYKQKKEEWLMTATRMIQVKLGKHSKETVKKVVKYLYTGEIEVSTPEVFQVLELCSIFGLAALETHCVDRIMAQLNTTNVCNVLTMAVNLVQKGSSCFNTVVDRCVMYIELHAKEVVETEGFLQLSRETLIQLISSDKLVLSEEDVWRSVIHWGENQAGCSGGYSQWTDDDRLNVKGALAEVIEHIRLLQISSEVFAKEVEPTGLLTMEQTLARYRHAAVPGMAPNTSGNEQLKPRSSRSFFPDSMLLLGQDQFQSTINEWYGTSSQVWIMLYRGSRDGFSAKHFHEKCDERGPTLTLVKSANGNLFGGYTDTSWSSRYKKGRYISSQKSFLFTIVNASKGAPTKYVISKTSYAINNHPSFGPIFGAGADLSISSDSNENSDSYSNFPHSYGEANQYPVSLAGDYHFKVDDYEVFIPRTTQQLNGH, from the exons ATGAGTGGCGGTACTCCACAGCGTACTTCCAGCCTCAAGACATCACCCGGCATATCGACATTAACTCAGGCACTTGTGAAGGACCTATACACGTTATTCAAAGATGAGTCAAGCTGTGATCTGGTGTTTCTAGTTGGTGTGCGCGAGGAGAGAGTACCGGCGCACAAACTGATAGTCCTAGCGCGCTGCGAGAACTACAAACAGAAGAAGGAAGAATGGCTGATGACCGCCACACGTATGATACAAGTAAAGCTAGGGAAACACTCCAAAGAGACGGTGAAGAAGGTAGTGAAATACCTCTACACTGGAGAG ATTGAAGTGAGCACCCCAGAGGTCTTTCAAGTACTAGAGCTGTGTTCCATATTTGGACTGGCAGCACTGGAAACACACTGCGTTGACCGTATCATGGCACAACTCAACACCACAAATGTGTGCAACGTACTAACAATGGCAGTTAACTTGGTCCAAAAAGGCTCCAGCTGTTTCAACACTGTAGTCGATCGCTGTGTGATGTATATTGAGCTACATGCTAAAGAAGTAGTGGAGACTGAAGGATTCTTACAACTGTCACGGGAAACTCTTATCCAGCTCATTAGCAGCGATAAG CTTGTGTTATCCGAAGAAGATGTGTGGCGTAGTGTGATCCACTGGGGTGAGAATCAGGCTGGCTGCTCTGGTGGCTACTCACAGTGGACGGATGATGATCGGCTAAATGTTAAAGGG GCACTTGCAGAGGTTATAGAGCACATTCGACTGCTGCAGATTAGCAGTGAAGTGTTTGCTAAGGAAGTGGAGCCAACTGGACTATTGACCATGGAGCAAACCCTAGCAag GTATCGTCATGCTGCAGTACCAGGAATGGCTCCCAATACTTCTGGAAATGAGCAACTTAAGCCTCGCAGTTCCCGCTCATTCTTCCCAGACTCCATGTTGCTGCTAGGACAAGATCAGTTCCAGTCAACCATCAATGAATG GTACGGAACTAGTTCTCAAGTGTGGATCATGTTGTATCGAGGATCGCGTGATGGTTTCTCGGCTAAACACTTTCATGAGAAATGTGACGAAAGGGGACCAACATTAACTCTTGTTAAG TCAGCTAATGGTAACCTGTTTGGTGGCTACACTGACACATCATGGTCAAGCCGGTATAAAAAAGGAAGATATATTAGCTCACAAAA GTCATTTCTGTTTACAATAGTCAACGCTTCAAAGGGTGCTCCTACAAAATACGTCATATCAAAAACTTCCTATGCCATCAACAACCACCCCAG TTTTGGTCCAATATTTGGTGCTGGTGCAGACCTGTCTATCAGCAGTGACTCCAATGAGAATAGTGACTCGTACTCCAACTTTCCTCACTCATACGGTGAAGCTAATCAATACCCTGTCTCTCTTGCCGGTGACTACCATTTCAAAGTGGATGACTATGAAGTGTTTATTCCGAGAACTACTCAACAACTAAATGGACACTAA
- the LOC136241417 gene encoding N6-adenosine-methyltransferase subunit METTL3-like, giving the protein MKRADQDSWDMIVLHRQNHKSMMERLRSRQKLRRLVSREEEQSTPPLSPRQEEDTITAQLVDPKIESKLLSLLAESLTLVPLQMDTVVKKLQAKLTDCKASISDVHVILEKFSAQNLITLEDESHDVSNINSKVLDVAGLLEEEVKLAEEDHDDKDLIGQSNEPPTETRSGVKRKRTGEIPLETKKPKVLAIEELLKIPSVREAANRKVTEEVQELLNASTTMEQQNLNKFKSQGISKVREFCTNGTREECRRANRSSKACNKLHFIRVIQKHTDKSLGDCSFLNTCFHTDTCKYVHYKVDEVYDDREEESRARELKKKDATIKPIHGLQTVIVPAQWVCCDLRFLDLKVLGKFSVIMADPPWDIHMELPYGTMSDDEMRKLPIPVLQDDGFIFLWVTGRAMELGRECLAVWGYERVDEVVWVKTNQLQRLIRTGRTGHWINHGKEHCLVGAKGNVEHFNRGVDGDVIVTEVRDTSHKPDEIYGIIERLAPGMRKIELFGRQHNVQPNWVTLGNQLDGVNLVEGKVKDDFYAKYPGGNAMQPPTTSVPPVLPIN; this is encoded by the exons ATGAAGCGAGCAGACCAGGACAGCTGGGATATGATAGTTCTACACAGACAGAATCACAAGAGTATGATGGAGCGACTTCGTAGTAGACAGAAGCTGAGAAGACTAGTCTCACGTGAGGAAGAGCAGTCAACCCCGCCACTGTCACCCCGTCAGGAAGAGGACACGATTACTGCACAACTGGTGGACCCTAAAATAGAGTCTAAACTATTAAGCCTGTTAGCCGAGTCGCTAACACTAGTCCCACTGCAAATGGACACGGTGGTGAAGAAACTACAAGCTAAATTGACTGACTGCAAGGCTAGTATTAGTGATGTTCACGTGATTCTTGAGAAATTCTCAGCACAGAACCTGATCACCCTGGAGGATGAATCACATGATGTTAGCAACATTAACAGCAAAGTGTTAGACGTTGCCGGCTTGTTAGAAGAAGAGGTGAAATTGGCTGAGGAAGACCATGATGATAAGGACCTAATCGGTCAGAGTAATGAACCACCTACTGAAACCAGATCTGGTGTAAAGCGTAAAAGAACTGGTGAGATACCTTTAGAGACAAAAAAACCAAAAGTGTTGGCTATTGAAGAATTATTGAAAATCCCAAGTGTAAGGGAAGCAGCCAATCGTAAAGTTACTGAAGAAGTTCAAGAGTTACTCAATGCCAGTACAACAATGGAACAACAAAACTTGAACAAGTTCAAATCACAGGGGATATCTAAAGTGAGAGAATTCTGCACAAATGGCACTCGTGAGGAATGCCGCAGAGCAAACAGGAGCTCCAAAGCTTGTAACAAACTACACTTCATCCGTGTCATACAGAAGCACACTGATAAGAGTCTGGGAGATTGCTCATTCCTAAACACTTGTTTCCACACTGACACTTGCAAGTATGTACACTACAAAGTTGATGAAGTGTACGATGATCGTGAGGAAGAAAGCAGAGCCAGGGAACTAAAGAAGAAAGATGCCACCATTAAACCAATTCATGGCCTACAGACTGTGATAGTTCCAGCACAGTGGGTTTGTTGTGATCTTCGTTTCCTTGACTTGAAAGTGTTAGGAAAGTTTTCAGTGATAATGGCTGATCCTCCTTGGGATATTCACATGGAGTTACCATATGGGACAATGTCTGATGATGAAATGAGAAAGCTACCCATCCCAGTGTTACAAGATGACGGGTTCATATTTCTCTGGGTGACTGGTCGTGCTATGGAGCTAGGAAGGGAGTGTCTAGCTGTGTGGGGTTATGAGAGGGTGGACGAAGTTGTGTGGGTGAAAACTAACCAACTACAACGTCTCATTCGTACAGGGAGGACTGGCCATTGGATAAACCATGGCAAGGAACACTGTTTAGTAGGAGCTAAAG GAAATGTGGAGCATTTCAACAGGGGAGTTGATGGTGATGTTATAGTGACAGAAGTCAGGGACACTAGTCACAAACCTGATGAGATATATGGTATCATAGAGAGGCTGGCTCCAGGGATGAGGAAGATTGAGTTGTTTGGGCGACAACATAATGTCCAGCCTAACTGGGTAACCCTTGGCAACCAGCTGGATGGTGTGAACTTAGTAGAAGGAAAAGTAAAGGATGACTTTTATGCCAAGTATCCTGGTGGGAATGCCATGCAGCCCCCCACAACTTCTGTACCTCCTGTATTACCAATTAATTAG
- the LOC136241411 gene encoding protein PTHB1-like isoform X1: MSLFKAREWWSATAGYEEFHDIGCLCVGNIDNSQSNEDKIVVGSYQGILRVYSPRAGSFAPSHLMIEVNLDDPILQVALGPFVSNSKAVHLLVLHPRRLAVHSLTVEKTDIGDQYRLTKVYEHKLQRTACNMVHGPFGGPKDTRECICVQSMDGQLSIYEQEVFGFARFLPNVLIPGPLCYVKKTNTMVTVSGEGVLEAYTYRALVGATSAPANQEPSMMAGKLPHTGKRLTSDWSTNLGENAIDMDVYSPMSWGPACILVLGERSVFCCRDNGNLQWMIKLDYSPSCLHIYHVSAAKEDGDRNIKFMIATHSNTLMVYDNVMLEWTAQVTHPPVAVRTATFGGLKGLVVTLDELGHVICSYMGTDPSHFTPPTPQAREVNYEKLDKEYKELQKVVRESIKGSEVTPVRTDNTLTINSEVMDKPRIITLSDGDHVSSDEGNSPDAIQLCCEVIIQLSTDHMIHDVMMTVQTNQPLAVHPCVFRWNEMAAGVVNPITLTFVCTPNLLPTCTSAVVTVMHSVSQSRPHITQHTVPLPLSLFCMSVMPAKTAEYKVTIDTNSPPVSLMTLFPEFSTPGDNNVPQNAIGFQLLPGAEVTMVVSKTGDRYRLQSDCFEAMGLFEAELVKRLAEHYHDKSPPFKASFTEQLPLKEYFEIVEDHFKLRVEREQYLLAVEQHSQQFRAIQKRLLTRFKDKTPSSLQHLDTLLDGTFLQLIALSDKCQSIEEELSVVNNRLCCATNFIVDLVRLSAGMSDEECDVLRVCLCVSPDHLIEQGWEETTTTAVMHMLVTCLSKNNKEQQTIPGSLEMPADTGKLKRHLSLFFDRLLKGGRLNTTGEVTTWSSHDKRGPVSLPPINDVTSDDVIQEED; this comes from the exons ATGTCGCTATTCAAGGCGCGAGAATGGTGGTCGGCTACAGCAGGCTACGAAGAGTTCCACGACATCGGGTGTCTGTGTGTGGGTAATATTGACAATAGCCAGTCCAATGAAG ACAAGATCGTCGTTGGAAGTTACCAGGGAATATTGCGCGTCTATTCTCCACGCGCGGGCTCGTTCGCTCCATCACATTTGATGATCGAAGTGAATCTTGATGATCCCATCCTACAAGTGGCGCTTGGGCCTTTTGTATC CAATAGTAAAGCAGTACACTTGTTAGTATTACATCCTCGACGACTAGCTGTACACTCCTTGACTG TGGAGAAGACAGATATAGGAGACCAATACAGGTTGACTAAGGTGTATGAACACAAATTGCAACGTACTGCTTGTAATATGGTACACGGTCCATTTGGAGGACCCAAAG ACACTAGGGAGTGTATTTGTGTGCAGTCAATGGATGGACAATTATCTATTTATGAACAAGAAGTGTTTGGATTTGCTCGTTTCCTTCCCAACGTTCTCATACCTGGTCCCTTGTGTTATGTGAAGAAGACCAACACCATGGTAACCGTCAGTGGTGAAGGAGTGCTGGAGGCTTATAC GTACCGGGCACTGGTAGGGGCAACATCAGCTCCAGCTAATCAGGAACCATCAATGATGGCAGGAAAACTACCTCACACTGGAAAGAGATTAACA AGTGACTGGAGCACCAACCTGGGAGAGAACGCAATAGACATGGATGTGTACAGCCCCATGTCATGGGGTCCTGCATGTATCCTTGTGTTAGGGGAGCGGTCCGTGTTCTGTTGTCGTGATAATGGTAACCTACAGTGGATGATAAAACTGGACTACTCTCCATCTTGTCTCCACATCTATCATGTGTCTGCTGCCAAAGAGG ATGGAGACAGGAACATCAAGTTCATGATAGCCACACATTCCAACACTTTAATGGTATATGATAATGTCATGTTGGAGTGGACAGCTCAAGTAACTCATCCTCCGGTAGCTGTAAGGACTGCTACCTTCGG GGGACTGAAGGGTTTAGTTGTGACATTGGATGaactgggtcatgtgatctgcAGTTATATGGGTACAGACCCCTCCCACTTCACACCCCCAACCCCTCAGGCTAGGGAGGTGAACTATGAG AAACTAGATAAAGAATATAAGGAGCTGCAAAAAGTTGTCAGGGAGTCAATCAAAGGATCAG AAGTCACTCCAGTGAGGACAGACAACACATTAACTATTAACAGTGAAGTGATGGACAAGCCTCGTATTATCACT CTATCTGATGGAGATCATGTGAGCTCAGATGAAGGGAATTCCCCGGATGCAATACAGTTATGTTGTGAGGTCATCATACAGTTATCAACAGACCACATGATCCATGATGTCATGATGACTGTTCAAACCAATCAGCCGCTAGCCGTCCACCCGTGTGTATTCCGGTGGAACGAAATGG CTGCTGGAGTCGTCAACCCGATCACTTTAACATTTGTGTGTACTCCTAACTTGTTGCCGACCTGTACATCAGCTGTTGTCACGGTGATGCACTCAGTGTCACAGTCACGCCCCcacattacacaacacacagtaccCCTACCCTTGTCATTGTTCTGTATGTCTGTCATGCCCGCAAAAACTGCCGAGTATAAG GTTACCATAGATACCAATAGTCCTCCAGTGAGCTTGATGACACTGTTTCCag AGTTTTCCACCCCTGGTGACAACAATGTTCCACAGAATGCTATTGGGTTCCAGCTGTTACCAGGTGCTGAGGTTACCATGGTAGTGTCCAAGACTGGTGACAGGTATCGACTACAGTCGGACTGTTTTGAAGCCATGGGATTATTTGAAGCTGAGCTGGTGAAGAGGCTGGCAGAGCACTATCATGACAAG TCTCCACCATTCAAGGCATCATTTACAGAACAACTTCCACTGAAGGAATATTTTGAGATAGTGGAGGATCACTTTAAG TTGAGGGTAGAGAGGGAGCAGTACCTGTTAGCTGTGGAGCAGCACTCTCAACAGTTCAGAGCCATACAGAAGAGACTCCTCACAAGGTTCAAGGATAAAACTCCATCTTCACTACAACATCTTGATACCCTGTTGGATGGGACCTTCCTACAG CTGATAGCACTTAGTGACAAGTGTCAGTCAATAGAAGAAGAATTGTCAGTGGTTAACAATCGGTTGTGTTGTGCTACTAACTTCATCGTAGACCTTGTCAG GTTATCAGCTGGTATGTCAGACGAGGAGTGTGATGTGTTGAGGGTGTGTCTCTGTGTCAGTCCTGATCACCTAATTGAGCAA GGATGGGAAGAGACAACAACAACAGCTGTGATGCACATGTTGGTCACATGTTTGAGTAAAAACAATAAAGAACAACAAACAA TTCCTGGTAGTCTTGAGATGCCGGCAGACACGGGCAAACTGAAGAGACACTTGTCGTTATTCTTTGATCGATTACTGAAGGGAGGTCGTCTGAACACTACTGGAGAGGTGACCACATGGTCATCACATGATAAGAGGGGACCGGTATCACTACCTCCCATCAATGATGTCACTAGTGATGATGTAATACAGGAAGAGGACTAG
- the LOC136241411 gene encoding protein PTHB1-like isoform X2 → MSLFKAREWWSATAGYEEFHDIGCLCVGNIDNSQSNEDKIVVGSYQGILRVYSPRAGSFAPSHLMIEVNLDDPILQVALGPFVSNSKAVHLLVLHPRRLAVHSLTVEKTDIGDQYRLTKVYEHKLQRTACNMVHGPFGGPKDTRECICVQSMDGQLSIYEQEVFGFARFLPNVLIPGPLCYVKKTNTMVTVSGEGVLEAYTYRALVGATSAPANQEPSMMAGKLPHTGKRLTSDWSTNLGENAIDMDVYSPMSWGPACILVLGERSVFCCRDNGNLQWMIKLDYSPSCLHIYHVSAAKEDGDRNIKFMIATHSNTLMVYDNVMLEWTAQVTHPPVAVRTATFGGLKGLVVTLDELGHVICSYMGTDPSHFTPPTPQAREVNYEKLDKEYKELQKVVRESIKGSEVTPVRTDNTLTINSEVMDKPRIITLSDGDHVSSDEGNSPDAIQLCCEVIIQLSTDHMIHDVMMTVQTNQPLAVHPCVFRWNEMAAGVVNPITLTFVCTPNLLPTCTSAVVTVMHSVSQSRPHITQHTVPLPLSLFCMSVMPAKTAEYKVTIDTNSPPVSLMTLFPEFSTPGDNNVPQNAIGFQLLPGAEVTMVVSKTGDRYRLQSDCFEAMGLFEAELVKRLAEHYHDKSPPFKASFTEQLPLKEYFEIVEDHFKLIALSDKCQSIEEELSVVNNRLCCATNFIVDLVRLSAGMSDEECDVLRVCLCVSPDHLIEQGWEETTTTAVMHMLVTCLSKNNKEQQTIPGSLEMPADTGKLKRHLSLFFDRLLKGGRLNTTGEVTTWSSHDKRGPVSLPPINDVTSDDVIQEED, encoded by the exons ATGTCGCTATTCAAGGCGCGAGAATGGTGGTCGGCTACAGCAGGCTACGAAGAGTTCCACGACATCGGGTGTCTGTGTGTGGGTAATATTGACAATAGCCAGTCCAATGAAG ACAAGATCGTCGTTGGAAGTTACCAGGGAATATTGCGCGTCTATTCTCCACGCGCGGGCTCGTTCGCTCCATCACATTTGATGATCGAAGTGAATCTTGATGATCCCATCCTACAAGTGGCGCTTGGGCCTTTTGTATC CAATAGTAAAGCAGTACACTTGTTAGTATTACATCCTCGACGACTAGCTGTACACTCCTTGACTG TGGAGAAGACAGATATAGGAGACCAATACAGGTTGACTAAGGTGTATGAACACAAATTGCAACGTACTGCTTGTAATATGGTACACGGTCCATTTGGAGGACCCAAAG ACACTAGGGAGTGTATTTGTGTGCAGTCAATGGATGGACAATTATCTATTTATGAACAAGAAGTGTTTGGATTTGCTCGTTTCCTTCCCAACGTTCTCATACCTGGTCCCTTGTGTTATGTGAAGAAGACCAACACCATGGTAACCGTCAGTGGTGAAGGAGTGCTGGAGGCTTATAC GTACCGGGCACTGGTAGGGGCAACATCAGCTCCAGCTAATCAGGAACCATCAATGATGGCAGGAAAACTACCTCACACTGGAAAGAGATTAACA AGTGACTGGAGCACCAACCTGGGAGAGAACGCAATAGACATGGATGTGTACAGCCCCATGTCATGGGGTCCTGCATGTATCCTTGTGTTAGGGGAGCGGTCCGTGTTCTGTTGTCGTGATAATGGTAACCTACAGTGGATGATAAAACTGGACTACTCTCCATCTTGTCTCCACATCTATCATGTGTCTGCTGCCAAAGAGG ATGGAGACAGGAACATCAAGTTCATGATAGCCACACATTCCAACACTTTAATGGTATATGATAATGTCATGTTGGAGTGGACAGCTCAAGTAACTCATCCTCCGGTAGCTGTAAGGACTGCTACCTTCGG GGGACTGAAGGGTTTAGTTGTGACATTGGATGaactgggtcatgtgatctgcAGTTATATGGGTACAGACCCCTCCCACTTCACACCCCCAACCCCTCAGGCTAGGGAGGTGAACTATGAG AAACTAGATAAAGAATATAAGGAGCTGCAAAAAGTTGTCAGGGAGTCAATCAAAGGATCAG AAGTCACTCCAGTGAGGACAGACAACACATTAACTATTAACAGTGAAGTGATGGACAAGCCTCGTATTATCACT CTATCTGATGGAGATCATGTGAGCTCAGATGAAGGGAATTCCCCGGATGCAATACAGTTATGTTGTGAGGTCATCATACAGTTATCAACAGACCACATGATCCATGATGTCATGATGACTGTTCAAACCAATCAGCCGCTAGCCGTCCACCCGTGTGTATTCCGGTGGAACGAAATGG CTGCTGGAGTCGTCAACCCGATCACTTTAACATTTGTGTGTACTCCTAACTTGTTGCCGACCTGTACATCAGCTGTTGTCACGGTGATGCACTCAGTGTCACAGTCACGCCCCcacattacacaacacacagtaccCCTACCCTTGTCATTGTTCTGTATGTCTGTCATGCCCGCAAAAACTGCCGAGTATAAG GTTACCATAGATACCAATAGTCCTCCAGTGAGCTTGATGACACTGTTTCCag AGTTTTCCACCCCTGGTGACAACAATGTTCCACAGAATGCTATTGGGTTCCAGCTGTTACCAGGTGCTGAGGTTACCATGGTAGTGTCCAAGACTGGTGACAGGTATCGACTACAGTCGGACTGTTTTGAAGCCATGGGATTATTTGAAGCTGAGCTGGTGAAGAGGCTGGCAGAGCACTATCATGACAAG TCTCCACCATTCAAGGCATCATTTACAGAACAACTTCCACTGAAGGAATATTTTGAGATAGTGGAGGATCACTTTAAG CTGATAGCACTTAGTGACAAGTGTCAGTCAATAGAAGAAGAATTGTCAGTGGTTAACAATCGGTTGTGTTGTGCTACTAACTTCATCGTAGACCTTGTCAG GTTATCAGCTGGTATGTCAGACGAGGAGTGTGATGTGTTGAGGGTGTGTCTCTGTGTCAGTCCTGATCACCTAATTGAGCAA GGATGGGAAGAGACAACAACAACAGCTGTGATGCACATGTTGGTCACATGTTTGAGTAAAAACAATAAAGAACAACAAACAA TTCCTGGTAGTCTTGAGATGCCGGCAGACACGGGCAAACTGAAGAGACACTTGTCGTTATTCTTTGATCGATTACTGAAGGGAGGTCGTCTGAACACTACTGGAGAGGTGACCACATGGTCATCACATGATAAGAGGGGACCGGTATCACTACCTCCCATCAATGATGTCACTAGTGATGATGTAATACAGGAAGAGGACTAG